GTCCGGCCTGAACCTTGTGCAGATTGCGCATGATAAAAGCAAGAGAACTTTCAAAGACTTTCTGAAAAGGACCTTCATAATTTTCCGTATCCAGATATTCACTGATATGAATATCATTTCCCGGATAGCATATTGCCTTGACAATAAACTGTGGTTTTACCCATTCGGGCCTTTCGGCAAACATCAGCACACCTGCAAGATTCAGCATCCCATCATCAGTTGCAAGATTCATATTCTGCAAAAGTCTGATAAGTTCTTCAGAAGATGATGGCACATCCTGTTTATATGCACTTTTTAAAAAGTCGCGGAAGCGAATATTATCAAGCTTATCAATACCTGCTTTAGTTGGAACTTCATCTGCATGGAACTGATCAGTCACCTGAAACAACCGGCGCAGTTCCTCCTTTGAATTGATCCTTCGTTTGTCTGAACCGGTTTTCAGCCAGATTACACCATTCTTATCAAAATAAGGTTTGTATATGCCCTTAGGAACAGTAAGTACAATCACTACTCTTCCGGTTTCAAGGACAACATTTTCAGTATGTACAGAAAGCGGACTTCTGACCTGCTGGCTGGCGGCATTGCTTATAAGCTGATTTATCCGGGAAACATCCTCTTTTGTCAGACCCGGAACATTACTATCATCAGCAACCCCAATGTATATTGTGCCACCCTTTGAATTGGCAAAAGCTGCCATCTCTGCTGCTATGGACTCACCACTACGTACATCAACCTTAAACTGATGAGTGCTGTCCTCTCCGGCGGCTATCTGAAGAGCTAAATCGGACTGTTTCATATGATTACTCCTATATTCAAAATCCCAGGACATTGGCACTGGCAGGTTGCAACCATAAGACTATCAAAAACAAAAATTCAGCATGACAGTGCCATTTTTCCGGATGGGATATTAGACTCATTAAGTCCTGTTACAGAGATTACTTTAGGGACATGCCGGTTTCTTCTTTCAAGAGTAAGATTGACGCTGAGTTCAACCACATTTTCAGATATTTCGAGATAAATCTTAATCTCTTCGGGTTTCCTTAATTCAAATTTAGAAACACCAAATTTTTCAGAGGCCCCAAGTATTTCAACACCTTTTATCTGATATTTATCATCAAAATCAACAATTATATTATCCAGATTTAATGACTGTTTATACCCCATTCCTTTTGTATACAAAAACAAACTGTCATTCTCATAATCATAATCAATTGAATCTGCCTTCTGCTGAACTGGATTATTATTCATCTTTTCTTCCGGTGATCTCAATTATCCGCAATTTATACACACAAAAAATCTATATTCTCGTTTTAAGTCCACATCTACAACCCATGAATCATTCATATGCCGGTATTTCTCTTACTTAACTCAAACTGGAAACCAAATAGCGAATCTTCCGGATTTTTATCATTAAGTCTCAGACAGATAAAATCATCTGCTTTAAAGTCATCACTTAAATCAGAGTACGGAATCATATCCGAATTAAATGTGCAAATGTATTGAAATCCTGATTCTCTAGCCTTATAATGTCCATGTTCCAGAGCATGTGCTATTTGACGGGAATCTACACCATCAAACATAGTACTGTCATGAATCAAAAAATCAATACCACCAGAAACGGAAAATATATCCACCAGCATCAAATCATAGCAGAATATTTTCATCTTCCCAACACCTTCACTATTACTACGCGGAATATCTACATCGAAACTGTAAGCATTGCCTGAAACTCTACCACCATCAGGAGTATTAATTATCAGATAGCCAGGTTCATTGTAAAGAGCCTGAGAATTATCATTAAAACCATTAACTGCTTTCTCCCACCGGGGACGTGATTCTTCAAAATCGCGTTGAATTTTAGAATCCAGCTCTATTCTTTCAGATCTGATTTCCTTTTTCTTCTCTGACATTTCCTGAATCTCAGAGATCATCTGTAATGTTTTCTCTAAATGGACTTTTTTTTCAGTAACTCTATTCTGAAGCATAGAATATTCTTCAAGTGCATGGTGCGTACTTAATACCTCCATTATTTCAGCGCGTTCAGATGAGATATTCTCCATATATTTTTCATTATTACCAATTTTATTTTTAATTGCCTCAATCTCAGCCTCTAAAAAGAGTTTTCTGTTACGGACAATTTCATTATGAAAGTTTCTTGTTTCCTCAAGAGTTTTTTTTAAGGCAGAACTAAAATGAAGCCCGGCCTCCTCATACAGATCTGCTACTGATAAATTATCAGGTGCTTTTTCGGACTGGACTGATTCCTCATACCTGTCCAGTTTTCTTCGTAGAATTATATTTTCATCTGCCAACAGATGAATACTTTTGGTTAAACTATCTGCTTTTTCCTGAATTACACGATACTGAGGATGAACTTTGAACGTACTCAAAGCTTTCTCC
The sequence above is a segment of the Methanoplanus limicola DSM 2279 genome. Coding sequences within it:
- a CDS encoding DUF2326 domain-containing protein; amino-acid sequence: MEKSSLPVEDISDWTFYIDIDLGGEKITAGRSIGDPGIICVDGSNLLNLPLVPEYNENKGFYYYKHKDWKNLLGISLFNIPSTTHIKYMPTFRTLISYFIRTGIDAYSTPFSFYKNQSAIQIQVANAFLLGMNWLHPIEVQKLKEKEKSIKMVDGAIKSGMRPSKGELEAEKVRLQHELEIEEKALSTFKVHPQYRVIQEKADSLTKSIHLLADENIILRRKLDRYEESVQSEKAPDNLSVADLYEEAGLHFSSALKKTLEETRNFHNEIVRNRKLFLEAEIEAIKNKIGNNEKYMENISSERAEIMEVLSTHHALEEYSMLQNRVTEKKVHLEKTLQMISEIQEMSEKKKEIRSERIELDSKIQRDFEESRPRWEKAVNGFNDNSQALYNEPGYLIINTPDGGRVSGNAYSFDVDIPRSNSEGVGKMKIFCYDLMLVDIFSVSGGIDFLIHDSTMFDGVDSRQIAHALEHGHYKARESGFQYICTFNSDMIPYSDLSDDFKADDFICLRLNDKNPEDSLFGFQFELSKRNTGI
- a CDS encoding RNA-binding domain-containing protein, whose amino-acid sequence is MKQSDLALQIAAGEDSTHQFKVDVRSGESIAAEMAAFANSKGGTIYIGVADDSNVPGLTKEDVSRINQLISNAASQQVRSPLSVHTENVVLETGRVVIVLTVPKGIYKPYFDKNGVIWLKTGSDKRRINSKEELRRLFQVTDQFHADEVPTKAGIDKLDNIRFRDFLKSAYKQDVPSSSEELIRLLQNMNLATDDGMLNLAGVLMFAERPEWVKPQFIVKAICYPGNDIHISEYLDTENYEGPFQKVFESSLAFIMRNLHKVQAGRGINSPGLPEVPESVFEELLVNALVHRDYFVSAPIRIFIFDNRIEIISPGHLPNNLTVEKIRTGNSNIRNPILVSYVAKGLLPYHGLGSGIKRALEQWPDIDFEDDREGCKFTVTVHRKVQGVLLGMEEHDEIKGQGGVLSGLHGDLLKSNFDLINVIKSNPRSDYKALAKSVGVSEATVKRHIQKLKNAGILRRIGSKKTGHWEIISDGAGQAKDQ
- a CDS encoding DUF2283 domain-containing protein, which translates into the protein MNNNPVQQKADSIDYDYENDSLFLYTKGMGYKQSLNLDNIIVDFDDKYQIKGVEILGASEKFGVSKFELRKPEEIKIYLEISENVVELSVNLTLERRNRHVPKVISVTGLNESNIPSGKMALSC